The following are from one region of the Candidatus Bathyarchaeia archaeon genome:
- a CDS encoding DEAD/DEAH box helicase, whose translation MRSSAFSTLKPPVLQRLEKEGFLEASPIQELAIPAILSGENVLLIAPTGTGKTLAAMLPVLDKLIEARAEARSRGISVLYVTPLRALNRDLLRRLEEMGKDLDIKIQVRHGDTPISARSRQAKSPPDVMITTPETLQAILIGKRMKEHLRSVRWVVVDEVHELATDERGVQLSFALERLRELTGVEFQRIGLSATIGEPERIGQFLVGTGRRVAVLRSDETRELQISVRSVHPSSGDQKESVNLGLPASTVSRARMILNIIQSHKSTLVFTNTREHAEALAAQIQAIGAGIPVRVHHGSLSRELREEAEKEFQEGKLKALICTSSLELGIDIGTVDFIIQYTSPRETTRLVQRVGRSGHTLGGTSRGVILTINTDDILESAVLIQRAREGRLERPIIHENAYDVLAHQIIGLLLQKGRMTIEEIGEVVHRSYPFREIDPVELGRVIAQLDELRLLRKFDQFLTARNPKAIQYYFTNLSVIPDVQKYTVFDFFRKRRIGSLDQDFVARRCASGTEFILHGQTWKVLSVDEEQYHVEVEAAPPSLTAIPGWEGDMIPVQIDVAEEVGRARRVLSDGILPEGFLEKSEIERVESTLSAQKRQAPIPSDQLVLVESFENSVVVHSCFGNLVNETLATAMAALFGSRLGSNIGTQVDQYRFALIFPRPVSALLVAEEFRKLSADDMEKIVRDTIDASDLFAWRHWHVLRRLGAVGREAEYKARQARLLVDIFKTSIANDEARRELFTEKLDVKGARRVLERVGLGEIAIETIRDVGQCTPFALPILDRIVPHGLLRPAVEEASIIEVVKSRLLSTNLRLLCMNCGEWDSIRGVDTLRDVVRCPKCRSSLVAATYRSNDALGPIINKKKRGTKLTPEEEKEWMTAWRSAGLIQNYGKRAGIVLAARGVGPTTATRILRNRLGREDDLYLSVLRAERDFERTRMFWD comes from the coding sequence CTAAGCGGCGAAAACGTCCTACTCATCGCTCCAACAGGCACCGGCAAGACCCTCGCCGCTATGCTCCCCGTACTAGACAAGCTCATCGAAGCGAGAGCTGAAGCAAGATCTCGAGGGATATCCGTGCTCTACGTAACCCCGCTACGTGCTCTCAACAGAGACCTTCTGCGCCGACTCGAGGAGATGGGAAAGGATCTGGACATCAAGATCCAGGTCCGTCATGGAGACACTCCGATCAGCGCGAGGTCTCGACAGGCAAAGAGCCCGCCCGATGTCATGATCACGACTCCCGAGACCCTCCAAGCTATCCTGATCGGGAAGAGAATGAAAGAACATCTCCGTTCGGTTAGGTGGGTCGTAGTTGACGAAGTCCATGAGCTAGCGACTGACGAGAGAGGTGTCCAACTATCATTCGCACTAGAACGACTCAGAGAGCTCACAGGCGTTGAGTTCCAGAGAATCGGACTGTCCGCCACCATCGGAGAGCCTGAGCGCATCGGACAATTTCTCGTCGGGACGGGACGAAGAGTTGCAGTACTCCGTTCTGATGAGACTAGGGAACTTCAGATCAGCGTCCGTTCCGTTCATCCCAGCTCCGGAGATCAGAAGGAATCAGTCAACCTGGGTCTACCGGCCTCTACCGTTTCTCGAGCTCGAATGATACTCAATATCATCCAATCCCACAAATCCACCCTGGTGTTCACCAACACGCGCGAACATGCCGAGGCGTTAGCCGCCCAGATTCAGGCAATCGGAGCCGGGATTCCTGTCCGAGTGCACCACGGGTCTCTGTCGAGAGAGTTGCGGGAAGAAGCCGAGAAGGAATTCCAAGAAGGCAAACTCAAAGCCCTCATCTGCACAAGCTCTCTGGAGCTAGGGATCGACATCGGCACCGTCGACTTCATCATCCAATACACGTCCCCACGAGAAACGACGAGGCTAGTTCAGCGCGTCGGTCGCAGCGGACACACTCTAGGCGGAACTTCTCGCGGAGTCATTCTAACCATCAACACGGACGACATACTAGAATCCGCGGTTCTGATTCAGCGAGCCAGAGAGGGAAGGCTAGAGCGGCCGATCATTCATGAGAACGCCTACGATGTTCTCGCCCACCAGATAATCGGCCTACTGCTTCAGAAAGGTCGAATGACAATTGAGGAAATCGGCGAAGTCGTCCATCGCTCCTACCCGTTTCGCGAAATAGATCCAGTAGAACTCGGCCGCGTTATCGCCCAGCTCGATGAGTTGAGATTGTTGAGAAAGTTCGACCAGTTTCTCACGGCTCGCAATCCTAAGGCAATTCAGTATTATTTCACCAACCTCTCGGTCATACCCGACGTTCAGAAGTACACAGTGTTCGACTTCTTTCGAAAGAGGCGTATCGGAAGTCTTGATCAAGACTTTGTCGCGCGAAGATGCGCCAGCGGGACAGAGTTCATTCTGCACGGTCAGACTTGGAAGGTTCTATCCGTAGACGAGGAGCAGTATCATGTTGAGGTGGAGGCGGCCCCTCCAAGCCTAACCGCAATTCCCGGCTGGGAGGGAGACATGATCCCTGTCCAGATTGACGTCGCCGAAGAAGTTGGGCGCGCGCGAAGAGTCCTATCGGATGGAATTCTACCTGAAGGCTTTCTTGAGAAGAGCGAGATTGAGCGGGTGGAGTCCACACTTTCTGCTCAGAAGCGTCAGGCTCCGATTCCTTCCGATCAGCTCGTCCTTGTTGAGAGTTTTGAGAACAGCGTGGTGGTCCACTCTTGCTTCGGAAACCTCGTCAACGAGACTCTCGCAACAGCGATGGCTGCCTTGTTCGGGTCCCGGTTGGGCTCCAACATCGGCACACAGGTCGACCAGTATCGATTCGCCCTCATCTTTCCACGTCCCGTCAGCGCGCTGTTAGTGGCAGAAGAATTCAGAAAACTTTCCGCTGACGATATGGAGAAGATCGTTCGAGATACCATCGATGCTTCCGACTTGTTCGCTTGGAGGCACTGGCACGTCCTGCGGAGACTTGGCGCAGTTGGTCGAGAAGCAGAGTACAAGGCTCGCCAGGCACGTCTCTTGGTTGACATCTTCAAGACATCCATTGCGAATGATGAGGCTCGAAGAGAACTCTTCACAGAGAAACTCGACGTCAAAGGCGCCAGAAGAGTTCTCGAAAGAGTTGGACTAGGGGAGATTGCGATCGAAACTATCCGGGACGTTGGTCAATGTACCCCGTTTGCTCTTCCAATTCTAGACAGGATCGTTCCACACGGTCTACTCAGACCGGCAGTCGAAGAAGCTTCCATCATCGAGGTCGTGAAGAGCAGACTACTGTCAACCAATCTACGACTTCTCTGCATGAACTGCGGCGAATGGGACAGCATCCGAGGAGTTGACACTCTACGGGACGTAGTACGATGTCCGAAATGCCGATCATCCTTGGTCGCTGCAACATACCGAAGCAACGATGCGCTCGGCCCGATCATCAACAAGAAAAAGAGAGGAACTAAGTTGACTCCCGAGGAGGAGAAGGAATGGATGACGGCATGGCGGTCCGCTGGACTGATTCAGAATTACGGAAAGAGAGCGGGCATAGTTTTGGCAGCTAGAGGTGTTGGACCAACTACCGCGACTCGAATTCTCAGAAACCGTTTGGGGAGAGAAGATGACTTATACCTGAGCGTTCTAAGGGCCGAGCGAGACTTCGAGCGTACCCGAATGTTCTGGGACTAG